A window of the Mesorhizobium opportunistum WSM2075 genome harbors these coding sequences:
- a CDS encoding response regulator, translated as MSFLNDNGPNNHHDSHRFKEPLPVPPLLDGLRILVLEDEFLIAMDVEQLCRDHGAGEVVIARDLTEVDGRKVATQFDAAIVDLMLGGTSTLEFAAGLRETGVPFVFASGYSDADEIKATFPGVRLVTKPYSGEDLVEAVALAYGRASPD; from the coding sequence ATGTCTTTTTTAAATGACAACGGCCCAAATAACCATCATGACTCCCACCGTTTCAAGGAGCCATTGCCCGTGCCCCCGTTACTTGATGGATTGCGCATTCTTGTCTTGGAGGACGAGTTCCTCATAGCCATGGATGTCGAGCAGCTTTGCCGTGACCACGGTGCAGGCGAGGTGGTGATTGCCCGCGACCTGACCGAGGTCGATGGCCGAAAGGTCGCAACGCAATTCGACGCGGCCATCGTCGATCTGATGCTGGGCGGCACTTCGACGCTCGAATTCGCCGCGGGCCTGCGTGAAACAGGCGTCCCCTTCGTGTTTGCCTCCGGCTATTCGGATGCGGACGAGATCAAGGCAACGTTTCCAGGGGTGAGGCTGGTCACCAAACCCTATTCAGGCGAAGATCTGGTCGAAGCGGTGGCGCTGGCCTACGGACGTGCCTCGCCTGATTGA
- a CDS encoding DUF883 family protein codes for MAAAAGKTANEARANSDLEADIRQLKADIDKLTKQLAKTGEHGYGTARRAAAEGVEQLRAQGEAAFDNLRGNARDIEAQMVASVREKPVTSLAIAAGVGFLFALLARR; via the coding sequence ATGGCAGCTGCCGCAGGAAAGACCGCCAACGAGGCGCGGGCGAATTCGGACCTCGAGGCCGATATCAGGCAGTTGAAGGCCGATATCGACAAGCTTACCAAACAGTTGGCCAAGACCGGTGAACACGGCTACGGCACCGCGCGTCGTGCGGCGGCCGAAGGTGTCGAGCAGTTGCGGGCCCAGGGTGAAGCGGCTTTCGATAACCTGCGCGGCAACGCCAGGGATATCGAGGCGCAGATGGTGGCGAGCGTACGCGAAAAGCCTGTGACGTCACTGGCAATCGCCGCCGGTGTCGGCTTCCTCTTCGCGCTGCTCGCGCGTCGCTAG
- a CDS encoding sensor histidine kinase, whose amino-acid sequence MNSKVETVPALPAAVAGAVKDESRLAVLHGLEMLDTAADLDFDRISSLAATVMRAPIALVTLVDIERQWFKSCFGLDETETTTDISFCAHAIAAGDEPMVVTDATTDPRFKTNPLVTGKHHVRFYAGAPMLVAGARIGTLCVLDRKPHAYPSPATLDQLKRLAGLAASLFTLKDATRSGAIAEAALAREEKRRAIALDAASLASWAWDIRTDIIECDVRLSELFNLPRSTRLRARDILTAIDPRDVYQTETRFRDALTGSDDYFGEYRVKGFHPPRWVATRGRVIERDGEGKPTLIFGVNYDISERKLGDERQRLLLRELNHRVKNTLATVQALATQTVRHARQPSEFLEAFGARLQALGVAHNLLSDREWRGIGIRELVQIETGPFDTAGQPRMTISGADLLLSPDQAVGLGLILHELASNALQYGSLSVASGKVDLGWKAQGRKSDRRLVLTWRESGGPQVTPPQRHGFGSILIRRSLAKVLSSEVTHEFRQEGVFAEISMPLEDLSK is encoded by the coding sequence GTGAATAGCAAGGTGGAAACAGTGCCGGCTCTGCCGGCCGCGGTTGCGGGCGCGGTGAAGGACGAAAGCCGTCTGGCCGTGCTGCACGGGCTGGAGATGCTGGATACGGCCGCGGACCTGGACTTCGACCGCATCAGCAGCCTTGCCGCGACCGTCATGCGAGCGCCGATCGCCCTGGTCACGCTCGTCGATATCGAGCGGCAATGGTTCAAGTCCTGCTTTGGCCTGGACGAGACCGAAACGACGACCGACATCTCCTTCTGCGCCCACGCCATCGCCGCCGGCGACGAACCCATGGTGGTGACGGACGCAACGACGGATCCACGCTTCAAAACCAACCCGCTGGTCACCGGCAAGCACCATGTGCGCTTCTATGCCGGCGCGCCGATGCTGGTGGCCGGCGCAAGGATCGGCACGCTATGCGTCCTCGACCGCAAGCCGCATGCCTATCCGTCCCCCGCCACGCTCGACCAGTTGAAGAGGCTCGCCGGCCTCGCCGCCAGCCTGTTCACCCTGAAGGACGCAACCCGCAGCGGCGCTATCGCCGAGGCCGCACTGGCGCGCGAGGAAAAACGCCGCGCCATCGCGCTCGACGCGGCCTCGCTTGCCAGCTGGGCATGGGACATCCGCACCGACATCATCGAATGCGATGTCCGGCTGTCGGAACTGTTCAACCTGCCACGCTCGACCCGGCTGCGGGCACGCGACATCCTCACCGCCATCGATCCGCGCGACGTCTACCAGACCGAGACCCGCTTTCGCGACGCCTTGACCGGCAGTGACGACTACTTCGGTGAATATCGCGTAAAGGGCTTCCATCCGCCGCGTTGGGTCGCGACGCGTGGCCGTGTCATCGAACGCGACGGCGAGGGCAAGCCGACGCTCATCTTCGGCGTCAACTACGACATCTCCGAACGCAAGCTCGGCGACGAGCGGCAGCGGCTGTTGCTGCGCGAACTCAACCATCGCGTCAAGAACACGCTGGCGACCGTCCAGGCGCTGGCGACGCAGACCGTGCGTCATGCCCGCCAGCCGAGCGAATTCCTGGAAGCCTTCGGTGCCCGGCTTCAGGCCCTGGGCGTCGCGCACAATCTTTTGTCCGACCGAGAGTGGCGCGGCATCGGTATCCGCGAACTCGTCCAGATCGAGACCGGACCCTTTGACACAGCCGGCCAGCCGCGTATGACGATTTCCGGGGCCGACCTGCTGCTGTCGCCCGATCAGGCCGTCGGCCTTGGCCTTATCCTGCACGAGTTGGCCAGCAACGCATTGCAATATGGATCGCTGTCGGTTGCGTCGGGCAAGGTCGATCTCGGCTGGAAGGCGCAAGGCAGGAAGAGCGACCGTCGCCTGGTGCTGACCTGGCGCGAAAGCGGCGGCCCGCAGGTTACCCCGCCCCAGCGCCACGGGTTCGGCTCGATCCTCATCCGGCGCAGCCTAGCCAAGGTCCTTTCAAGCGAAGTGACCCATGAATTCCGTCAGGAGGGCGTATTCGCCGAAATATCGATGCCCCTGGAAGACCTGTCGAAATGA
- a CDS encoding diacylglycerol/lipid kinase family protein, which produces MKFAAVLNRDGGTMRTTDLAAFSDRMRRTLESAGHSLSIDVVAGKDVVETLDSVASRRAVDVVLAGGGDGTISAAAARLMGKNKALAILPAGTMNLFARGLGIPQSLDAALKSFADGEIIAVDMATANGQPFIHQFSIGMHARMVQLRQRMEFGSRLGKIGASAKAAWATIKNPPAMNVTLNIGETEIAARITGIGITNNLFGEGHLPYADNPAGGVLGIYVTVAQQRAELVKFFFDVARGKWRDNEHVEIHQADRAVLKIHSGSKKFHAVMDGELVRLDRDTTLEIRPGALNVLVPASIAEAKAA; this is translated from the coding sequence ATGAAATTTGCGGCGGTGCTGAACCGGGACGGTGGCACCATGCGCACCACCGACCTCGCGGCTTTTTCCGACAGGATGCGTCGGACCCTGGAAAGTGCTGGCCATTCTCTCAGCATCGATGTCGTTGCCGGCAAGGACGTGGTCGAGACCCTCGACAGCGTCGCTTCGCGCCGTGCCGTCGATGTCGTGCTGGCCGGTGGCGGCGACGGAACCATTTCCGCCGCGGCCGCCAGGCTGATGGGCAAGAACAAAGCGCTTGCCATATTGCCGGCTGGCACCATGAACCTGTTCGCACGCGGCCTGGGCATTCCACAGTCGCTCGATGCCGCGCTGAAATCCTTCGCCGACGGCGAAATCATCGCCGTCGACATGGCCACGGCCAACGGCCAGCCCTTCATCCATCAGTTCTCCATCGGCATGCATGCGAGGATGGTTCAGTTGCGCCAAAGGATGGAATTCGGTTCGCGCCTGGGAAAGATCGGGGCTTCGGCTAAGGCGGCGTGGGCGACGATCAAGAATCCGCCGGCGATGAACGTCACGTTAAATATCGGCGAAACCGAGATCGCGGCGCGCATCACCGGCATCGGTATTACCAACAATTTGTTTGGCGAAGGCCACCTGCCCTATGCCGACAACCCTGCTGGCGGCGTGCTCGGTATCTACGTCACGGTGGCGCAGCAGCGTGCAGAACTGGTCAAATTCTTCTTCGACGTGGCGCGTGGCAAATGGCGCGACAACGAGCATGTCGAAATCCACCAAGCCGACCGGGCGGTTCTGAAAATCCACTCGGGCAGTAAGAAGTTCCACGCTGTGATGGATGGCGAACTGGTCAGGCTCGACCGCGACACGACGCTCGAAATCCGGCCTGGCGCGCTCAATGTCCTGGTGCCGGCCAGCATTGCCGAGGCAAAGGCCGCCTGA
- a CDS encoding PRC-barrel domain-containing protein, with the protein MIRTLLASTALAALVATGAFAQTEASPGPATPSVQQPAAGSAIHAEGSIVTNIIGESVYNGPGDDAENIGKVTDVVFDKDGMTKSVVIGVGGFLGVGTKDVAFDYDKLQWAEKNGDRWLIAKTTKDELKAQPEFDSKPYEPASAPAASNAAAPAATDTAQAPAAAPAEPVKRADGNLATNIIGETVYNGTGDDAQNIGSVNDIVLSKEGKAQSLVIGVGGFLGLGAKNVTYDFNKAQWAEKNGDRWLVAQTTKEELQAQPDFNRKAYDPVPATTASNAPAATTPAAAPSGTTAPAAPANKTAQAPASPDASAPDQTQTAAIDKSALTEMPIGEIRGEDLKGTTVYGANDAKVGEIGDVVLTPDNKPDAVIVDVGGFLGIGSKEVAVGMDNLKFMTDKNGKKYLYTTFTKEQLQAQTAYDKGSYAEKRDQQRMIVR; encoded by the coding sequence ATGATCCGCACCCTTTTAGCTTCGACCGCACTCGCAGCCCTGGTCGCGACCGGCGCCTTTGCGCAGACCGAGGCAAGCCCGGGACCGGCCACACCTTCCGTCCAGCAGCCCGCCGCTGGTTCGGCGATACACGCCGAAGGTAGCATCGTCACCAACATCATCGGCGAATCCGTCTATAACGGCCCCGGTGACGACGCCGAAAATATCGGCAAGGTCACCGATGTCGTCTTCGACAAGGATGGCATGACGAAATCCGTCGTCATCGGCGTCGGCGGCTTTCTCGGTGTCGGAACGAAGGATGTCGCCTTCGACTACGACAAGCTGCAATGGGCCGAGAAGAATGGCGACCGGTGGCTGATTGCCAAGACAACCAAGGACGAGTTGAAGGCCCAACCTGAATTCGACAGCAAGCCTTATGAACCCGCGTCAGCGCCTGCGGCTTCCAACGCGGCAGCACCCGCGGCAACGGATACGGCACAGGCACCTGCCGCCGCACCGGCCGAGCCGGTAAAGCGCGCCGATGGCAATCTTGCCACCAACATCATCGGTGAGACCGTCTACAACGGCACCGGCGACGACGCACAGAACATCGGCAGCGTCAACGACATCGTGCTGAGCAAGGAGGGCAAGGCCCAGTCACTGGTGATCGGCGTGGGCGGGTTCCTTGGCCTCGGGGCCAAGAACGTGACCTATGACTTCAACAAGGCACAGTGGGCCGAGAAGAACGGCGACCGCTGGCTGGTGGCGCAGACCACCAAGGAAGAGCTGCAGGCGCAACCGGATTTCAACCGCAAGGCCTATGACCCGGTGCCGGCAACGACGGCGTCCAATGCGCCGGCGGCAACCACTCCGGCCGCCGCGCCCTCCGGCACGACGGCCCCCGCCGCTCCGGCAAACAAGACGGCGCAGGCGCCGGCATCCCCAGATGCCTCGGCTCCCGACCAGACGCAGACCGCGGCCATCGACAAGTCGGCGCTGACGGAAATGCCGATTGGCGAAATCCGTGGCGAGGACCTGAAAGGCACGACCGTCTATGGCGCCAATGATGCCAAGGTCGGCGAGATCGGCGATGTCGTGCTGACGCCCGACAACAAGCCCGACGCCGTGATCGTCGACGTCGGCGGCTTCCTCGGCATAGGCTCGAAGGAAGTGGCTGTCGGCATGGATAATTTGAAGTTCATGACCGACAAGAACGGCAAGAAGTACCTGTACACGACCTTCACCAAGGAACAGCTCCAGGCCCAGACCGCCTATGACAAGGGCAGCTATGCCGAGAAGCGGGACCAGCAGCGGATGATTGTGAGGTAA
- a CDS encoding alkaline phosphatase family protein, with translation MAGTGRRPNVLLITCDQWRGDSLSAAGHPVVRTPNADALAAEGVLFKRHYGGAAPCSPARACLYTGLYQMNNRVCRNGTPLDARHGNIALHARSLGYDPTLFGYTDVSLDPRLLAPGDPRLQSYEGVLPGFTVRQLLPEHQKQWLSWLKQQGIDVSAGSPGIHRPLEDHADAVTEAPPAYSKDHTPTAFLAGEFIRWLGEQEQATPWFAHLSFISPHPPFIVPEPYNTLYDPADGPVFHRAESWRAEAQSHPYLAYDLGRQKRAKFRSGAVGKVHDWSEDDFRQIRAIYYGMIAEMDAQLGRIWQAVKAAGAWNDTLIVLTSDHAEMMGDHFMLGKGGYFDGSYHIPLVIRDPRHRKAAGSTVDRFTEAVDILPTLMDLLGGAPEPHLDGCSLKPFLSGGTPAVWRDAAHWEFDFRSIADGEAERHFGIASRQCNLAVIRTKKFKYVHFGGGLPPLLFDVEADPGELTNLATSPAHLSTRLEFAERLLAWRAEHLDQSLALAELTDNGVAGYVGSRQ, from the coding sequence GTGGCTGGAACAGGCAGGCGCCCCAACGTTCTCCTGATTACCTGCGACCAGTGGCGCGGCGATAGCCTCTCGGCCGCCGGCCATCCCGTGGTGAGGACACCGAATGCCGATGCGCTGGCCGCCGAAGGCGTGCTGTTCAAGCGCCACTATGGCGGCGCCGCACCTTGCTCGCCGGCTCGCGCCTGCCTCTACACCGGCCTCTACCAGATGAACAATCGCGTCTGCCGCAACGGCACGCCACTCGACGCTCGCCACGGCAACATTGCGCTGCATGCGCGCAGTCTGGGCTACGACCCGACGCTGTTCGGCTACACCGATGTGTCGCTCGATCCGCGCTTGCTGGCGCCAGGCGACCCAAGGCTGCAAAGCTACGAAGGCGTGCTGCCGGGTTTCACGGTGCGCCAGCTGCTGCCCGAGCATCAGAAGCAATGGCTTTCCTGGCTGAAGCAGCAAGGCATCGATGTCAGCGCCGGATCGCCCGGCATCCATCGTCCCCTGGAAGATCATGCCGACGCAGTGACAGAGGCGCCGCCAGCCTATTCGAAAGACCATACGCCGACCGCTTTCCTTGCCGGTGAGTTCATCCGCTGGCTGGGCGAGCAGGAGCAGGCCACGCCCTGGTTCGCGCATCTCTCCTTCATCAGCCCGCACCCACCCTTCATCGTGCCGGAGCCCTACAACACGCTGTACGATCCGGCCGACGGCCCGGTCTTTCACCGCGCGGAGAGCTGGCGGGCCGAAGCGCAGAGCCATCCCTATCTCGCCTATGATCTTGGCCGGCAGAAACGCGCGAAGTTCCGATCCGGCGCTGTGGGCAAAGTGCACGACTGGAGCGAGGATGATTTCCGCCAGATCCGCGCGATCTATTACGGCATGATCGCGGAGATGGACGCGCAACTCGGCCGCATCTGGCAAGCAGTCAAGGCCGCGGGTGCGTGGAACGACACCCTCATCGTGCTGACGTCGGACCACGCCGAGATGATGGGCGACCATTTCATGCTGGGCAAGGGCGGCTACTTCGACGGCAGCTACCACATCCCGCTGGTCATTCGCGATCCGCGACATCGCAAAGCCGCCGGCAGCACGGTCGATCGCTTCACCGAAGCGGTCGACATCTTACCCACGCTTATGGATCTGCTTGGTGGGGCCCCCGAGCCGCATCTCGACGGATGCTCGCTGAAACCGTTCCTGAGCGGCGGAACGCCCGCTGTCTGGCGCGACGCCGCTCATTGGGAGTTCGATTTCCGCTCGATCGCGGACGGCGAGGCCGAGCGGCATTTCGGCATTGCCTCGCGCCAGTGCAATTTGGCCGTCATCCGCACCAAAAAATTCAAATACGTACATTTCGGCGGCGGCTTGCCACCCTTGCTTTTCGACGTCGAGGCAGACCCTGGCGAACTGACCAACCTCGCCACCAGCCCTGCGCATCTGTCCACCCGTCTGGAATTCGCCGAGCGGCTTCTCGCCTGGCGTGCCGAACATCTCGACCAGTCACTGGCGCTGGCGGAACTGACGGACAATGGTGTGGCTGGGTATGTAGGCAGTAGGCAGTAG
- a CDS encoding VOC family protein, whose product MLDQIKGLHHVTSMAKDARQNNDFFTHKLGLRRVKKTVNFDAPDIYHLYYGDEVGTPGSVMTYFPFPNIGKGRRGVGEVGTTVYSVPQGTLAYWEKRFADEGVTGVSRGESFGEKRIRFDGPDGDGFALVEDKADSRAPWAKGGIPADEAIRGFHSVALRLKDGGATEELLKFMGYEEVEKSGTVRRLALKNGNGADVVDIESLPTAAFADLGAGSVHHVAFAVENRAKQLEVRKALTDTGYGVTPVIDRDYFWAIYFRTPGGVLFEVATNEPGFDRDEDTAHLGEALKLPTQHQHLRPYLEQHLQKLEG is encoded by the coding sequence ATGCTCGACCAGATCAAGGGGCTGCATCACGTCACCTCGATGGCCAAGGATGCAAGGCAGAACAATGATTTCTTCACCCACAAGCTCGGCCTGCGCCGGGTCAAGAAAACCGTCAATTTCGACGCGCCCGACATCTACCATCTCTATTATGGCGACGAGGTCGGCACGCCCGGTTCGGTGATGACTTATTTCCCGTTTCCCAATATCGGCAAGGGCCGTCGCGGGGTCGGCGAAGTCGGCACCACGGTTTATTCCGTGCCGCAGGGCACGCTCGCCTATTGGGAAAAGCGCTTTGCCGATGAAGGCGTGACCGGCGTCTCGCGCGGGGAGAGCTTCGGTGAGAAGCGGATCAGGTTTGATGGCCCCGACGGCGACGGTTTCGCGCTGGTCGAGGACAAGGCCGACAGCCGTGCGCCCTGGGCCAAGGGCGGCATTCCCGCCGACGAGGCGATCCGTGGCTTTCACTCGGTTGCGCTCAGGCTGAAGGATGGCGGCGCCACCGAGGAGCTCTTGAAGTTCATGGGCTACGAGGAAGTCGAGAAATCGGGCACGGTCAGGCGGCTGGCGCTGAAGAACGGCAACGGCGCTGATGTCGTCGACATCGAATCGCTGCCGACGGCGGCCTTCGCCGATCTCGGCGCCGGCTCCGTCCACCATGTCGCCTTTGCCGTCGAGAACCGCGCCAAGCAGCTCGAAGTGCGCAAGGCTCTGACCGACACCGGCTATGGGGTGACGCCGGTGATCGACCGTGACTATTTCTGGGCGATCTATTTCCGCACGCCGGGCGGTGTGCTGTTCGAAGTCGCCACCAACGAACCGGGTTTCGACAGGGATGAAGATACCGCTCATCTCGGTGAGGCGCTGAAGCTGCCGACGCAGCACCAGCACCTCAGACCCTATCTCGAACAGCATCTGCAGAAACTGGAAGGCTGA
- a CDS encoding alpha/beta hydrolase, translating to MSKDAYIHKVLPGSPGGPLLFVFHGTGGDESQLVSLGRDLAPQATIISPRGDVSEQGAARFFRRTGEGVYDMDDLARATGKMAGFVKAHVEAAKPSAVLGLGYSNGANILASVVFGAPALFDASVLMHPLIPFEPKVNGSLAGRHILVSAGKRDPICPPNLTTRLEAYLRADGADVTVEWHDGGHEVRPNEIEAARLFFAGAAQGV from the coding sequence ATGAGCAAGGACGCCTACATCCACAAGGTGCTGCCCGGTTCGCCCGGCGGTCCGCTGCTCTTCGTCTTCCATGGCACGGGAGGCGACGAGAGCCAGCTTGTCTCACTGGGGCGCGATCTCGCGCCCCAGGCCACCATCATCTCGCCGCGTGGCGATGTGTCCGAACAAGGCGCGGCGCGCTTCTTCCGCCGTACCGGCGAGGGCGTCTATGACATGGACGATTTGGCGCGGGCGACGGGCAAGATGGCAGGGTTCGTCAAGGCGCATGTTGAGGCTGCGAAGCCATCGGCGGTGCTTGGCCTCGGCTATTCCAACGGCGCCAACATCCTGGCCTCGGTGGTGTTCGGGGCACCGGCACTGTTCGACGCTTCGGTGCTGATGCATCCGCTGATCCCGTTCGAACCAAAGGTCAACGGCAGCCTCGCCGGCCGTCACATCTTGGTGAGCGCCGGCAAGCGCGATCCGATCTGCCCGCCGAACCTGACGACACGGCTCGAAGCCTATTTGCGTGCCGACGGCGCCGATGTCACAGTGGAGTGGCACGATGGCGGGCACGAGGTGCGGCCGAATGAGATCGAGGCGGCCCGGCTTTTTTTTGCCGGTGCCGCGCAAGGAGTCTAG
- a CDS encoding GNAT family N-acetyltransferase, with translation MPDQLPEIELEDRGSKGRYVLRGPGGAEAEMTFTKIGEHQIIIDHTEVPDVFRGQGAGLRLVTRAVEDARAAGKKIIPLCPFANAQFRRHKEWADVLKQ, from the coding sequence ATGCCCGACCAACTGCCTGAAATCGAACTGGAGGATCGCGGCTCGAAGGGCCGCTATGTCTTGCGCGGCCCCGGTGGCGCCGAGGCCGAGATGACCTTCACCAAGATCGGCGAGCACCAGATCATCATCGATCACACAGAAGTGCCGGACGTCTTTCGCGGCCAGGGTGCCGGGCTTCGGCTCGTGACCCGCGCCGTCGAGGATGCGCGTGCGGCGGGCAAGAAGATCATCCCGCTTTGTCCGTTCGCCAACGCCCAGTTCCGCCGGCATAAGGAATGGGCCGACGTGCTGAAGCAATAG
- a CDS encoding dipeptidase, with product MTASDLVPVFDGHNDTLLRLYQSKDTDVEKLFIEGKSGGHIDLPRAKAGGFAGGMFAIFPPPVEKARRSAVPSAPSDSEPLPPEVPRTDALNSTIAMASILFRLERAGALAVCRSAADVRNAMAKGTIAAVFHIEGVEAIDPELTMLDVLHAAGLRSLGIVWSRPNAFGHGVPFRFPSSPDTGPGLTDAGKALVKACNELKIMIDLSHLNEKGFRDVVALSDAPLVATHSNVHAICGHSRNLTDWQLGAIRESGGMVGLNFATGFLREDGRMNADTSLDIMVRHVDSLLQALGEDGVGLGSDFDGAMIPAVIGDVAGLPKLIDALAARGFGRALIEKIAYRNWLSMLERTIG from the coding sequence ATGACCGCATCCGATCTCGTCCCCGTCTTCGACGGCCATAACGACACGCTGCTCAGGCTGTATCAGTCCAAGGACACGGACGTCGAAAAGCTGTTTATCGAGGGGAAATCGGGCGGCCACATCGATCTGCCGCGCGCCAAGGCCGGCGGCTTTGCCGGCGGCATGTTCGCCATCTTCCCGCCGCCGGTCGAGAAAGCCAGGCGCAGCGCCGTACCCTCGGCACCGAGCGACAGCGAGCCTTTGCCTCCCGAAGTCCCGCGCACCGATGCGCTCAACTCTACGATTGCTATGGCCTCGATCCTGTTTCGGCTGGAACGGGCGGGGGCGCTGGCCGTCTGCCGCAGCGCCGCCGATGTGCGCAACGCCATGGCCAAAGGCACGATCGCGGCCGTGTTCCACATCGAGGGCGTCGAAGCCATCGATCCCGAACTCACCATGCTCGACGTGCTGCATGCCGCGGGCCTGCGTTCGCTCGGCATCGTCTGGAGCCGGCCGAATGCCTTTGGCCATGGCGTGCCGTTCCGCTTTCCCTCTTCGCCCGACACCGGGCCTGGGCTGACCGATGCCGGCAAGGCGCTGGTCAAGGCCTGCAACGAGCTGAAGATCATGATCGACCTCTCGCATCTCAACGAGAAAGGCTTTCGCGACGTGGTTGCGCTTAGTGATGCACCGCTGGTTGCCACGCACTCCAACGTGCATGCGATCTGCGGTCATTCGCGCAACCTCACCGACTGGCAACTCGGCGCGATCCGCGAGTCCGGCGGCATGGTCGGGCTGAACTTTGCCACCGGGTTCCTGCGCGAGGACGGCCGCATGAATGCCGACACCAGCCTCGACATCATGGTGCGCCATGTCGATTCCCTGCTGCAGGCCTTGGGCGAGGATGGCGTCGGTCTCGGCTCGGATTTCGATGGCGCCATGATCCCGGCAGTCATCGGAGATGTGGCCGGCCTGCCGAAGCTGATCGATGCGCTGGCCGCGCGCGGCTTCGGGCGGGCGCTGATCGAGAAGATCGCTTACCGCAACTGGCTAAGCATGCTGGAAAGAACGATAGGCTGA